A portion of the Doryrhamphus excisus isolate RoL2022-K1 chromosome 20, RoL_Dexc_1.0, whole genome shotgun sequence genome contains these proteins:
- the LOC131108295 gene encoding dual specificity phosphatase 29: MSSCVIKSKGKNPYAAVQVDPDSDYITPGTLDLEQLFWTGPSAEYAHVNQVWPNVFIGDEKTALERPGLKELGITHVLNAAEGKWNNVLTGADYYTDMDIQYFGVEADDKPTFNISQFFCPATQFISDALKQPQNKVLVHCVMGRSRSATLLLAYLMMEHSLTVVDAIEHVRQRRCILPNHGFLKQLRALDITLQEEKLRIKRQMQDI, from the exons ATGTCCTCCTGTGTGATAAAATCCAAAGGAAAGAACCCCTATGCAGCTGTCCAGGTGGACCCAGATAGTGATTATATAACACCAGGTACACTTGACCTGGAGCAGCTCTTCTGGACCGGTCCCAGTGCTGAGTACGCACACGTCAACCAAGTTTGGCCCAACGTCTTCATAGGGGATGA GAAGACAGCTCTGGAGCGTCCTGGTCTTAAGGAACTGGGCATCACGCATGTGCTGAATGCTGCAGAGGGGAAGTGGAACAATGTGCTGACTGGTGCAGATTACTACACTGACATGGACATCCAGTATTTTGGTGTGGAGGCTGATGATAAACCCACCTTCAACATCTCCCAATTCTTCTGCCCGGCGACACAATTCATCAGCGACGCCCTAAAACAACCACAGA ACAAAGTGTTGGTGCATTGTGTGATGGGTCGCAGCAGGTCAGCCACTCTGCTCTTGGCCTACCTGATGATGGAGCACAGCTTGACTGTGGTAGATGCCATTGAGCATGTGCGACAGCGCCGCTGCATCCTGCCCAACCATGGCTTCCTAAAGCAGCTCAGAGCTCTGGACATTACACTACAAGAGGAGAAGCTCAGAATAAAAAGACAGATGCAAGACATATAA